In Micromonospora sp. WMMD980, the following are encoded in one genomic region:
- a CDS encoding maleylpyruvate isomerase family mycothiol-dependent enzyme, with product MSRLHHTKDFWIGALRTEGPAFAAAVTEAPPETPVLSCPGWTVTDLAHHLTRTYVWVGTVLTAGATARPERHDPEPPAGLTPTQWYAQEHERLTALLEGLDPEAPAWNFAPQPKKAGFWPRRVAHETAVHRWDAQLAIGAGDPIEAKLAADGVSEVLDTWLPAGRRVNSGPWHGVVQLSATDAAQEWYLRLRGEGVALLDTATILDHDDHRARAQVTGTASDLLLALMGRISFDALGVAGDRSLLNGLRVG from the coding sequence ATGAGCAGACTGCACCACACGAAGGACTTCTGGATCGGCGCGTTGCGGACGGAGGGTCCGGCGTTCGCCGCGGCCGTCACGGAGGCGCCTCCCGAGACACCGGTGCTGTCCTGTCCCGGCTGGACGGTCACCGACCTGGCCCACCACCTGACCCGGACCTACGTCTGGGTGGGCACCGTGCTGACCGCCGGCGCCACCGCCCGACCGGAGCGGCACGACCCGGAGCCGCCGGCCGGCCTCACCCCGACCCAGTGGTACGCGCAGGAACACGAGCGCCTCACCGCGCTCCTGGAGGGCCTGGACCCGGAGGCCCCGGCCTGGAACTTCGCCCCGCAGCCGAAGAAGGCCGGTTTCTGGCCGCGCCGGGTGGCGCACGAGACCGCGGTGCACCGCTGGGACGCCCAGCTCGCCATCGGTGCGGGCGACCCGATCGAGGCCAAGCTCGCGGCCGACGGGGTGAGCGAGGTGCTGGACACCTGGCTGCCGGCGGGCCGGCGGGTCAACTCCGGCCCGTGGCACGGGGTGGTGCAGCTGAGCGCCACCGATGCCGCCCAGGAGTGGTATCTGCGGCTGCGCGGCGAGGGGGTGGCGTTGCTGGACACCGCGACGATCCTGGACCACGACGACCACCGGGCCCGGGCGCAGGTGACCGGCACGGCCAGCGACCTGTTGCTGGCGTTGATGGGCCGGATCAGCTTCGACGCGCTGGGGGTGGCCGGCGACCGGAGCCTGCTGAACGGGCTGCGGGTGGGCTGA
- a CDS encoding UDP-N-acetylmuramate dehydrogenase, with protein MSDVYAEPTTATGPTDPGTLARYTTLRLGGPAGRLEIADDAAGTVRLVREAEAREEAVLVLAGGSNVVIGDQGFPGTVVLVRSRGFEVVATDGDTVTVRVAAGEPWDDLVAATVERGWAGLECLSGIPGSAGATPIQNVGAYGQEVAETIVAVEAYDRTHREVVRIPAADCGFAYRGSIFKYSDRWVVLSVDFRLTRSPLSGPVRYAELARALGVEVGDRVPLADARATVRRLRAGKGMVLDAADPDTWSVGSFFTNPVLDREAYELLRERAADLGEPPHWAGAGDVVKVSAAWLIDKAGFGKGYAGPEGVAISTKHTLALTNRSGTASTAALVALAREIRDGVHARFGVPLHPEPVLVNCTI; from the coding sequence GTGTCAGACGTCTACGCCGAACCGACGACCGCCACCGGACCGACCGATCCGGGCACCCTGGCGCGCTACACCACCCTACGCCTCGGCGGCCCGGCCGGCCGGCTGGAGATCGCCGACGACGCCGCCGGGACCGTCCGCCTGGTGCGGGAGGCGGAGGCGCGCGAGGAGGCCGTGCTGGTGCTGGCCGGCGGCAGCAACGTGGTGATCGGCGACCAGGGCTTCCCCGGCACCGTCGTGCTCGTCCGCTCCCGGGGCTTCGAGGTCGTCGCCACCGACGGCGACACCGTGACGGTACGGGTGGCCGCCGGCGAGCCGTGGGACGACCTGGTCGCCGCCACCGTCGAACGCGGCTGGGCGGGGTTGGAGTGCCTCTCCGGCATCCCCGGCTCGGCCGGGGCGACCCCGATCCAGAACGTCGGCGCGTACGGCCAGGAGGTCGCCGAGACCATCGTCGCGGTCGAGGCGTACGACCGCACCCACCGCGAGGTGGTCCGGATCCCGGCGGCGGACTGCGGGTTCGCCTACCGGGGCAGCATCTTCAAGTACAGCGACCGCTGGGTGGTGCTCTCGGTCGACTTCCGGCTCACCCGCTCGCCGCTCTCCGGCCCGGTCCGCTACGCCGAACTGGCCCGCGCGCTCGGCGTCGAGGTCGGTGACCGGGTGCCGCTCGCCGACGCCCGCGCCACGGTGCGCCGGCTGCGCGCCGGCAAGGGCATGGTGCTCGACGCCGCCGACCCGGACACCTGGTCGGTGGGCTCGTTCTTCACCAACCCGGTGCTCGACCGCGAGGCGTACGAGCTGCTCCGGGAGCGCGCCGCCGACCTGGGCGAGCCGCCGCACTGGGCGGGCGCCGGCGACGTGGTGAAGGTCAGCGCGGCCTGGCTGATCGACAAGGCCGGCTTCGGCAAGGGCTATGCCGGCCCGGAGGGCGTGGCCATCTCGACCAAGCACACGCTCGCGCTCACCAACCGGTCCGGCACCGCCAGCACCGCCGCCCTGGTGGCCCTGGCCCGGGAGATCCGCGACGGCGTGCACGCCCGCTTCGGTGTCCCCCTCCACCCCGAACCCGTCCTGGTCAACTGCACCATCTGA
- a CDS encoding class I SAM-dependent methyltransferase, with product MERPLGVVTRGTTNPNRLRRVDHWIVTACGDALRAAADPLVVDLGYGASPVTPVELRTRLAARVRADVRVVGLEIDPVRVAAARPAADPPGLTFARGGFELAGLRPVLVRACNVLRQYDEGEVADAWHTMTARLAPGGLLVEGTCDELGRLGAWVLLDAAGPRTLTLAAKLTTLESPATLAERLPKALIHRNVPGERMHELFAALEHGWRAAAGYAPFGPRERWLRTVSAVKESGWPVQGRPRAWRQGYLTLPWPAVAPT from the coding sequence GTGGAGCGGCCGCTCGGGGTGGTCACCCGGGGCACGACAAACCCCAACCGGCTCCGGCGGGTGGACCACTGGATCGTCACGGCCTGCGGCGACGCGCTGCGCGCCGCCGCCGACCCGCTCGTGGTGGACCTGGGCTACGGCGCCAGCCCGGTCACCCCCGTCGAGCTGCGGACCCGGCTCGCGGCCCGGGTCCGCGCCGACGTGCGGGTGGTCGGGCTGGAGATCGATCCGGTACGCGTGGCCGCCGCCCGGCCGGCCGCGGACCCGCCCGGGTTGACGTTCGCCCGGGGCGGCTTCGAGCTGGCCGGGCTCCGACCCGTCCTGGTCCGGGCGTGCAACGTGCTCCGCCAGTACGACGAGGGCGAGGTCGCCGACGCCTGGCACACCATGACCGCCCGGCTCGCGCCCGGCGGGCTGCTGGTCGAGGGCACCTGCGACGAGTTGGGTCGGCTGGGCGCCTGGGTGCTGCTGGACGCCGCCGGCCCGCGCACGCTCACGCTGGCCGCGAAGCTGACCACGCTGGAGAGCCCGGCCACGCTGGCCGAACGGCTGCCCAAGGCGCTGATCCACCGGAACGTGCCGGGTGAGCGCATGCACGAGCTGTTCGCGGCGCTGGAGCACGGCTGGCGCGCCGCCGCCGGCTACGCCCCGTTCGGCCCGCGCGAGCGCTGGCTGCGCACGGTGTCGGCGGTCAAGGAGTCGGGCTGGCCGGTCCAGGGCCGTCCCCGAGCCTGGCGGCAGGGCTACCTGACCCTTCCCTGGCCCGCCGTGGCCCCCACCTGA
- a CDS encoding SDR family oxidoreductase, whose translation MTSVAIVTGASSGIGAATARRLAAEGFHVLAAARRTDRLAALVTEIEAAGGTATAVACDVTSDESVAGLAVAADAAPGPITLLVNNAGGARGLDPVETADLGDWQWMYDVNVLGTLRVTKALLPALERSGAGTVVIVSSTAGHVVYEGGGGYTAAKHAQTAIAGTLRLELSGRPVRVIEIDPGMVKTEEFGLVRFGGDADRAAAVYAGVAEPLVADDVADCVAWCATRPHHVNVDQLVVRPLAQAAQHKVHRTS comes from the coding sequence ATGACCTCAGTCGCCATCGTCACCGGAGCGTCCAGCGGGATCGGCGCGGCCACCGCCCGCCGGCTGGCCGCCGAGGGTTTCCACGTGCTCGCCGCGGCGCGGCGTACCGACCGGCTGGCCGCGCTGGTCACCGAGATCGAGGCGGCCGGCGGCACGGCCACCGCGGTGGCCTGCGACGTCACCTCGGACGAGTCGGTCGCCGGCCTGGCCGTCGCGGCGGACGCCGCACCCGGCCCGATCACCCTGCTGGTCAACAACGCCGGCGGCGCCCGCGGCCTGGACCCGGTCGAGACCGCCGACCTGGGCGACTGGCAGTGGATGTACGACGTCAACGTGCTCGGCACGCTGCGCGTCACCAAGGCGCTGCTGCCCGCGCTGGAGCGCTCCGGGGCCGGCACCGTGGTGATCGTCAGCTCGACCGCCGGGCACGTCGTCTACGAGGGTGGCGGCGGCTACACGGCAGCGAAGCACGCGCAGACCGCCATCGCCGGCACGCTCCGCCTGGAGCTGTCCGGCCGTCCGGTCCGGGTGATCGAGATCGACCCGGGCATGGTGAAGACCGAGGAGTTCGGGCTGGTCCGCTTCGGCGGCGACGCGGACCGGGCCGCCGCGGTCTACGCCGGGGTCGCCGAACCGCTCGTCGCCGACGACGTGGCCGACTGCGTGGCCTGGTGCGCCACCCGCCCCCACCACGTCAACGTCGACCAGCTCGTGGTCCGGCCGCTGGCCCAGGCCGCCCAGCACAAGGTGCACCGGACGTCGTAG
- the mshA gene encoding D-inositol-3-phosphate glycosyltransferase, producing MADVHTGVGRQRGALPGPRPRRIATLSVHTSPLHQPGTGDAGGMNVYILEVARRLAEADVEVEIFTRATSGDLPPVVEMTPGVTVRHVTAGPLEGLTKEELPAQLCAFTAGVLRAEAARPPGHYDLIHSHYWLSGQVGWLAKERWGVPLVHTAHTLAKVKNARLAAGDRPEPKARVIGEEQVVAEADRLVANTRVEARDLLDRYAADPGRVAVVEPGVDLDRFRPAPGDRESTTRAARRRLGLPTHGYVVAFVGRIQPLKAPDVLVRAVAALRERDPALAEELTVVICGGPSGSGLDRPTALMELAHSLGVADRVRFLPPQTGDDLPALYRAADLVAVPSHNESFGLVALEAQACGTPVLAAAVGGLVTAVRDGVSGMLIDGHDPVDWARALAGLLPERRRRAALAAGAERHARDFSWHRTVSGLLAVYGNAITEHRARLAGRLGDPALACSW from the coding sequence GTGGCGGATGTGCACACCGGTGTCGGTCGTCAGCGAGGTGCTCTGCCGGGGCCGAGGCCGCGCCGCATCGCCACCCTGTCGGTGCACACCTCACCGCTGCACCAACCCGGCACGGGTGACGCGGGCGGCATGAACGTCTACATCCTGGAGGTCGCCCGGCGGCTCGCCGAGGCCGATGTCGAGGTGGAGATCTTCACCCGCGCCACCTCGGGTGACCTTCCCCCGGTGGTCGAGATGACGCCCGGGGTGACCGTCCGGCACGTCACCGCCGGCCCGCTGGAGGGGTTGACGAAGGAGGAGTTGCCTGCGCAGCTCTGCGCCTTCACCGCGGGTGTGCTGCGCGCCGAGGCGGCCCGCCCGCCCGGCCACTACGACCTGATCCACTCGCACTACTGGCTCTCCGGCCAGGTCGGCTGGCTGGCCAAGGAGCGCTGGGGCGTGCCGCTCGTGCACACCGCGCACACGCTGGCCAAGGTCAAGAACGCCCGGCTCGCCGCCGGCGACCGGCCCGAGCCGAAGGCCCGGGTGATCGGCGAGGAGCAGGTGGTCGCCGAGGCGGACCGGCTGGTCGCCAACACCCGGGTGGAGGCCCGTGACCTGCTCGACAGGTACGCGGCCGATCCCGGCCGGGTCGCCGTGGTGGAGCCCGGCGTGGACCTGGACCGGTTCCGCCCCGCGCCCGGTGACCGGGAGTCCACCACCCGTGCCGCCCGCCGCCGCCTCGGTCTGCCTACGCACGGCTACGTGGTCGCGTTCGTGGGCCGCATCCAGCCGCTGAAGGCACCGGACGTGCTGGTCCGCGCGGTGGCCGCGCTGCGCGAACGGGATCCGGCGCTGGCCGAGGAGCTGACCGTGGTGATCTGCGGCGGCCCGAGCGGTAGCGGGCTGGACCGGCCGACCGCGCTGATGGAACTGGCGCACTCGCTCGGCGTGGCCGACCGGGTCCGCTTCCTCCCGCCGCAGACCGGCGACGACCTGCCCGCCCTCTACCGTGCCGCCGACCTGGTCGCCGTGCCCTCGCACAACGAGTCGTTCGGGCTGGTCGCGCTGGAGGCACAGGCCTGTGGCACGCCGGTGCTGGCCGCCGCCGTGGGTGGCCTGGTCACCGCTGTCCGCGACGGGGTCAGCGGGATGCTCATCGACGGGCACGACCCGGTCGACTGGGCCCGGGCGCTGGCCGGACTGCTGCCCGAGCGGAGGCGCCGGGCGGCGCTGGCCGCCGGCGCCGAACGGCACGCCCGCGACTTCTCCTGGCACCGGACCGTTTCCGGACTGCTCGCGGTCTACGGGAACGCGATCACCGAGCACCGGGCCCGGCTGGCCGGCCGGCTCGGCGACCCGGCGCTCGCCTGCTCCTGGTGA
- a CDS encoding YbjN domain-containing protein produces the protein MSRTSEVAALIEAVCAERELQWESTGETSYAVTLPGTHKLKTICNLIVGEHALRIEAFVMRQPDERREELWAWLLQRNARMYGVSFSIDAAGDVYLTGRVNLAGLDADELDRLFGSVLTYADESFDSMLEIGFGTAIRREWEWRVKRGESTANLAAFAHLFEPSSPAGSTAGGSEPA, from the coding sequence ATGAGCCGCACGAGTGAGGTCGCCGCCCTGATCGAGGCCGTCTGCGCGGAGCGCGAGCTCCAGTGGGAGTCCACCGGCGAGACGTCGTACGCGGTGACCCTGCCGGGCACGCACAAGCTCAAGACGATCTGCAACCTGATCGTCGGCGAGCACGCGTTGCGGATCGAGGCGTTCGTGATGCGCCAGCCCGACGAGCGCCGCGAGGAGCTGTGGGCCTGGCTGCTCCAGCGCAACGCGCGGATGTACGGCGTCTCGTTCTCCATCGACGCGGCCGGCGACGTCTACCTGACCGGCCGGGTCAACCTGGCCGGGCTCGACGCCGACGAGTTGGACCGCCTGTTCGGCTCCGTGCTGACCTACGCCGACGAGTCGTTCGACAGCATGCTGGAGATCGGCTTCGGCACCGCCATCCGCCGGGAGTGGGAGTGGCGGGTGAAGCGGGGCGAGTCGACGGCCAACCTGGCCGCGTTCGCGCACCTCTTCGAGCCCTCGTCGCCGGCCGGCTCGACCGCCGGAGGTTCGGAGCCCGCCTGA
- a CDS encoding MFS transporter translates to MRGLRGWWGDTAGGLPATFWYLWSGLLVNRAGAFALLFLSLYLTSARGASPSLAGLVVGAYGIGGAGGTLLGGVLADRWGRRSTLLAAHLAAAGLMTALAFSRHLAVIAALAALVGVAHSMPGPAFVAAIVDVVPEGRRSRAFNLQFWAFNLGMAVASLLAGVLAEASFLALFLVDAGAALAAAVVIALKVPETLDRRAVTKRAVLGRRPGLHTALTDRTFLAFVGLTFLLAVLTMQTSTIMPLAMRADGLRPTAYGLVVALGGALIVVGQLFVPRLIEPYRKSTVLAVSTGLMALGFGTLTVADGLPLYLGAAVVWTVGQMLAAPPNAQINADLAPPELRARYQSVFYLTFPTASFVAPALGGLSLEHLGERHWLVVGGLGLCAAAGHLLAGGPRERRVAALRAAARQPERMRR, encoded by the coding sequence GTGCGCGGCCTGCGGGGCTGGTGGGGCGACACGGCAGGCGGGCTGCCGGCCACCTTCTGGTATCTCTGGTCCGGCCTGCTCGTCAACCGGGCCGGCGCGTTCGCGCTGCTGTTCCTGTCCCTCTACCTGACCTCCGCCCGGGGTGCCTCACCGTCGCTGGCCGGGCTCGTCGTCGGCGCCTACGGGATCGGCGGCGCCGGTGGCACGCTGCTCGGCGGCGTGCTGGCCGACCGGTGGGGCCGGCGGTCCACCCTGCTCGCCGCCCACCTCGCCGCGGCCGGACTGATGACGGCGCTGGCGTTCAGCCGGCACCTCGCGGTGATCGCCGCGCTGGCCGCGCTGGTCGGGGTGGCGCACTCGATGCCCGGCCCGGCGTTCGTGGCGGCCATCGTGGACGTGGTGCCGGAGGGCCGCCGGTCACGCGCGTTCAACCTCCAATTCTGGGCGTTCAACCTGGGCATGGCGGTCGCCTCGCTGCTGGCCGGGGTGCTCGCCGAGGCGAGCTTCCTGGCGCTGTTCCTGGTCGACGCCGGAGCCGCCCTGGCCGCGGCCGTGGTCATCGCGCTCAAGGTGCCGGAGACGCTCGACCGCCGGGCGGTGACCAAGCGCGCGGTGCTGGGCCGGCGCCCCGGGCTGCACACCGCGCTCACCGACCGCACCTTCCTCGCCTTCGTCGGGCTGACCTTCCTGCTCGCCGTGCTGACCATGCAGACCTCGACGATCATGCCGCTGGCGATGCGCGCGGACGGCCTGCGCCCGACCGCGTACGGGCTGGTGGTGGCGCTCGGCGGGGCGCTGATCGTGGTCGGGCAACTCTTCGTGCCCCGGCTGATCGAGCCGTACCGGAAGTCGACGGTCCTGGCCGTCTCCACCGGGTTGATGGCGCTGGGCTTCGGCACGCTCACCGTCGCGGACGGGTTGCCGCTCTACCTCGGCGCGGCGGTGGTCTGGACGGTCGGGCAGATGCTCGCCGCGCCACCGAACGCGCAGATCAACGCAGACCTGGCCCCGCCGGAGCTGCGGGCCCGCTACCAGTCGGTGTTCTACCTGACGTTCCCGACGGCGTCCTTCGTGGCGCCCGCGCTCGGCGGGCTCAGCCTGGAGCATCTCGGTGAGCGGCACTGGCTGGTGGTGGGCGGGCTGGGCCTCTGCGCCGCGGCCGGGCACCTGCTCGCCGGCGGGCCGCGGGAGCGCCGGGTCGCCGCGTTGCGGGCCGCGGCCCGGCAGCCGGAGCGAATGCGCCGGTGA
- a CDS encoding MFS transporter encodes MRTVRGWFRDTAGGLPRSFWYLWTGTLINRLGSFVLIFLAIYLTRERGFSAAQAGLVIGLWGVGGAVGTTVGGILTDRWGRRPTLLTAHLGAATMMVALGLARPLWAVAVGALLLGTFAEAARPAFGAMMIDVVPEKDRLRAFSLNYWAINLGFACAAVLAGLAAEAGYLLLFLVDAATTVVTALIIFTRVRETLTRPAAPIAKGAAAPAGALRTILRDRVFLGFVALNLFAALVFLQHISMLPIAMVDSGLSPATYGSVIALNGVLIVVGQLFVPRLIRGRSRSHVLALAALIMGVGFGLTAFADTIWLYGLTVLIWTLGEMLNSPSNATLIAELSPAALRGRYQGVFSLSWQLAGASAPILGGLLREHGGNTELWLACAGIGAVTAVAHLVSGPARERRATQLRAAGVPAAPVTLARTPAPEAAEAAATAPAEPARTGS; translated from the coding sequence ATGCGGACGGTGCGAGGTTGGTTCCGGGACACGGCGGGCGGGCTGCCGCGCTCCTTCTGGTACCTGTGGACCGGCACGCTGATCAACCGGCTCGGCTCGTTCGTCCTGATCTTCCTCGCCATCTACCTGACCCGGGAACGCGGCTTCTCGGCCGCGCAGGCCGGCCTGGTCATCGGGCTCTGGGGGGTGGGCGGCGCGGTCGGCACCACCGTCGGCGGCATCCTCACCGACCGCTGGGGCCGGCGACCCACGCTGCTCACCGCGCACCTCGGCGCGGCCACCATGATGGTCGCGCTCGGCCTCGCCCGGCCGCTCTGGGCGGTGGCGGTGGGCGCGCTGCTGCTCGGCACGTTCGCCGAGGCGGCCCGCCCGGCCTTCGGCGCGATGATGATCGACGTGGTGCCGGAGAAGGACCGGCTCCGCGCGTTCTCGCTGAACTACTGGGCGATCAACCTCGGTTTCGCCTGCGCCGCCGTGCTGGCCGGGCTCGCCGCCGAGGCCGGTTACCTGCTGCTCTTCCTGGTGGACGCGGCCACCACGGTGGTCACCGCGCTGATCATCTTCACCCGGGTCCGGGAGACCCTGACCCGGCCGGCCGCGCCGATCGCCAAGGGCGCGGCGGCGCCGGCCGGCGCGCTGCGCACCATCCTGCGCGACCGGGTCTTCCTCGGCTTCGTGGCGCTCAACCTGTTCGCCGCGCTGGTCTTCCTCCAGCACATCTCGATGCTGCCGATCGCCATGGTCGACTCCGGGCTCAGCCCGGCCACCTACGGCTCGGTGATCGCGCTCAACGGCGTGCTCATCGTGGTCGGCCAGCTCTTCGTGCCGCGGCTCATCCGCGGCCGGAGCCGGTCGCACGTGCTGGCGCTCGCCGCGCTGATCATGGGCGTCGGCTTCGGGCTCACCGCGTTCGCCGACACGATCTGGCTCTACGGCCTCACCGTGCTGATCTGGACGCTCGGCGAGATGCTCAACTCGCCCTCCAACGCCACCCTGATCGCGGAGCTGTCGCCGGCCGCGCTGCGTGGCCGCTACCAGGGCGTGTTCTCGCTGTCCTGGCAGCTCGCCGGCGCCTCCGCGCCGATCCTCGGCGGCCTGCTCCGGGAGCACGGCGGCAACACCGAGTTGTGGTTGGCGTGCGCCGGGATCGGCGCGGTGACGGCGGTCGCGCACCTGGTCTCCGGCCCGGCCCGGGAGCGGCGCGCCACCCAGCTCCGCGCCGCAGGCGTCCCGGCCGCGCCGGTCACGCTGGCCCGCACCCCGGCGCCCGAGGCGGCCGAGGCCGCGGCCACCGCACCCGCCGAGCCGGCCCGGACCGGTTCCTGA
- a CDS encoding phosphoglyceromutase: MTASEGPTVGTLVLLRHGESDWNAKNLFTGWVDVDLTAKGETEARRGGELLREHGLLPDVVHTSVMRRAIRTAELALNAADRHWIAVRRSWRLNERHYGALQGKNKKQTLDEYGEEQFMLWRRSYDTPPPPIDDNDEWSQVGDPRYALLPTELMPRTECLKDVVERMLPYWYDSIVPDILAGRTVLVAAHGNSLRALVKHLDQISDEAIAKLNIPTGIPLRYDLDADLRPQVLGGTYLDPEAAKAAAAAVANQGR, from the coding sequence ATGACTGCGAGCGAAGGACCCACCGTCGGGACGCTGGTCCTGCTGCGGCACGGCGAGAGCGACTGGAACGCCAAGAACCTCTTCACCGGCTGGGTCGACGTCGACCTGACCGCCAAGGGGGAGACCGAGGCGCGGCGCGGCGGCGAGCTGCTCCGCGAGCACGGTCTGCTGCCGGACGTGGTGCACACCAGCGTGATGCGCCGGGCGATCCGCACCGCCGAGCTGGCGTTGAACGCCGCCGACCGGCACTGGATCGCGGTGCGCCGCTCCTGGCGGCTCAACGAGCGCCACTACGGCGCCCTCCAGGGCAAGAACAAGAAGCAGACCCTCGACGAGTACGGCGAGGAGCAGTTCATGCTCTGGCGCCGGTCGTACGACACGCCGCCGCCGCCGATCGACGACAACGACGAGTGGTCGCAGGTCGGTGACCCCCGCTACGCGCTGCTGCCGACCGAGCTGATGCCGCGCACCGAGTGCCTCAAGGACGTCGTCGAGCGGATGCTGCCCTACTGGTACGACTCGATCGTGCCGGACATCCTGGCCGGGCGGACCGTGCTGGTGGCGGCGCACGGCAACTCGCTGCGCGCGCTGGTCAAGCACCTCGACCAGATCTCCGACGAGGCGATCGCCAAGCTGAACATCCCGACCGGCATCCCGCTGCGCTACGACCTGGACGCCGACCTGCGCCCCCAGGTCCTGGGCGGCACCTACCTGGACCCCGAGGCCGCCAAGGCGGCCGCCGCCGCCGTCGCCAACCAGGGCCGCTGA
- the phoU gene encoding phosphate signaling complex protein PhoU, giving the protein MRDEFRADLQIVSQLLVDMAEAVRAAMRQATRGLLTADRAAAETVIARDAEIDDLYRHVEERVCDLLARQAPVASDLRAMITALHVAADLERMGDLADHVAKTALRRHPSPAVPAELRPVFTDMAGIADRMAEKIGAVLAKPDADVAAELDRDDDAMDDLHKSLFGVLLGDDWPYGVETAIDATLLGRFYERFADHAVNAGEHVVYLITGSSSA; this is encoded by the coding sequence ATGCGCGACGAGTTCCGGGCCGACCTGCAGATTGTCAGCCAGCTGCTGGTGGACATGGCCGAGGCGGTGCGCGCGGCCATGCGGCAGGCCACCCGCGGCCTGCTCACCGCCGACCGCGCGGCGGCCGAGACGGTGATCGCGCGGGACGCCGAGATCGACGACCTCTACCGGCACGTGGAGGAGCGGGTATGCGACCTGCTGGCCCGGCAGGCGCCGGTCGCCTCCGACCTGCGCGCCATGATCACCGCCCTGCATGTCGCCGCCGACCTGGAGCGGATGGGCGACCTGGCCGACCACGTGGCCAAGACGGCGCTGCGCCGGCACCCCTCGCCGGCGGTGCCGGCCGAGCTGCGGCCGGTCTTCACCGACATGGCCGGCATCGCCGACCGGATGGCGGAGAAGATCGGCGCGGTGCTGGCCAAGCCCGACGCCGACGTCGCCGCCGAGTTGGACCGGGACGACGACGCGATGGACGACCTGCACAAGAGCCTCTTCGGCGTGCTGCTCGGCGACGACTGGCCGTACGGGGTGGAGACCGCCATCGACGCCACCCTGCTGGGGCGCTTCTACGAGCGCTTCGCCGACCACGCGGTGAACGCCGGCGAGCACGTGGTCTACCTGATCACCGGCTCCTCATCCGCCTGA